Sequence from the Desulfonatronum sp. SC1 genome:
GCCCTTTTCGAAATGGTTGGTGTAGAAATCCCCACCGAGATGGAATCGCCCTGGAGACGCGGAACTGGTCATGGCAAGCCTTTGTGTTGGTATGCGCTGTTCAGATTCGTTGGAGTCGACGCGGAGGACAAAAGCGCCTCACGTGGCGGAACCCTCGTCGCTCTCGTGGCCGTCCGCCGATCCCGTAACGTCGGAAGGCGTGCCTGGGGCTTCGCTCTCCTCCGCGGCCGCGAGAAACGCGGCCACATCTCCGGCTTGCGGCCCTCCTTCGCCGTCGGGTACCAAGTCCGTCAGGCTCTTGAGAGCCTTGTCGCCCTTACGCAACGGATGAAACTCAGCGTCCTCGGCGGCCAGCAGCAAGGGCGTCATGTTCTCATGTCCGGCGAAGGTCACGCCGAAGAAATCCCGGCATTCCCGCTCATGCCACGAGGCTCCCTGATAAATATCCGAGATCGTCGGCAGTTCCGGGGCATCCTTGGGTATCAACACCCGGAGGGCGATCCTGCCCGGTGCGTCGAAATGATCGAAATGGTACACGCCGAGAAACCCTTCCGAAACCTCCACCACGGAGACGTCCTCCAGAAAGTAGGCCTTTCCAAGAAGCTTGGCCGCCGCGGGTCGCAACTCTTCCGGAGCAAGGTATGCGGCAAGAGTCAGGCCGGACACGTTCGGGGAGCATTCTTCCAGACGCAAGACCGGCACGTCGCGCAACGCATCAAGGGTCATCGGACACCTCCCTCGACGACGGCCGAGCCCACGGGCTTGGCCACCGGCCACCAGCGCTTGCCGGTAATTTTTTCCTGAATCAGGAACAGCCCTTCCAGTAGGGCCTCGGGCCGGGGCGGGCATCCCGGAACGTAAACGTCCACCGGGATGATCCGATCAACCCCTTCGACGACGTTATACTGGCCCTTGAAGTTGAACGGCCCGCCGGAGATGGAACAGTTCCCCAAGGCCATGACCCATTTCGGCCCAGGCATCTGTTCATACAACCGGACCACGGCGGGGGCCATTTTCTTGGTCACCGTCCCGGCCACGATCATCAGGTCGGACTGCCTCGGGGAGGGACGGAACACCTCCGCGCCGTAGCGGGCTATGTCGAACCGGGCCATGCCCACGGCCATCATCTCAATGGCACAACAGGCCAGACCGAAGGTCATCGGCCAGAGGGACATGGACCGACAGACATCGAAAATCTTTTCCAGGGGGGCGA
This genomic interval carries:
- a CDS encoding NADH-quinone oxidoreductase subunit C, with translation MTLDALRDVPVLRLEECSPNVSGLTLAAYLAPEELRPAAAKLLGKAYFLEDVSVVEVSEGFLGVYHFDHFDAPGRIALRVLIPKDAPELPTISDIYQGASWHERECRDFFGVTFAGHENMTPLLLAAEDAEFHPLRKGDKALKSLTDLVPDGEGGPQAGDVAAFLAAAEESEAPGTPSDVTGSADGHESDEGSAT
- a CDS encoding NADH-quinone oxidoreductase subunit B, which gives rise to MAETDFSLKRADLDQDQAPIRIAPLEKIFDVCRSMSLWPMTFGLACCAIEMMAVGMARFDIARYGAEVFRPSPRQSDLMIVAGTVTKKMAPAVVRLYEQMPGPKWVMALGNCSISGGPFNFKGQYNVVEGVDRIIPVDVYVPGCPPRPEALLEGLFLIQEKITGKRWWPVAKPVGSAVVEGGVR